Within the Magnetococcales bacterium genome, the region ACAACCCCGACCTCTCCCTGCTGCCCGGCATGACCGCCATGGTCAATCTGGTGGTGGCCAAACGTCCCGACGTGCTGCTGCTGCCCAACACCGCCCTGCGATACCGCCCCAAGGAGGCGGAGAGCAAACCGGCGACGGAATCCCGCCCCCGCAAACGGGAGGGACCTCTCTCCCCGGTCCACCTCCTGGAACAGGGTAAACCCAAACGGGTGGAATGCCGCCTGGGTCTGACGGACAACCGCTTCACCGAACTGCTGTCGGGCGAGGTCAGCGAGGGAGCCGTCATCATCACCGGGGAAAACCGCGACGAAGGCGACGCCGCCCGCGGCAAACCCCACATGCGCCTCTTCTGAACGGCCATGACCACGGAAAACCTGATTCGCACCGAAGCCCTTGGCAAGACCTATTCCTCCCCCGCCGGAGATTTCATCGCCCTGCACGGCGTCGATCTGCAAGTCGCCCGAGGGGAGTTCGTCGCCATCATGGGGGCCTCCGGTTCGGGAAAATCGACCTTTCTGAACCTGCTGGGCTGTCTGGATACCCCGACGCGCGGCCACTACTTCCTGCAAAACCGGGATATGGCCCGGCTCGGTCCCGACGGGCGCTCCCAGGCCCGCAACCATCTCATCGGCTTCGTCTTTCAAGGGTTCAACCTGCTGCCGCGACTGACTTTGGCGGAAAACGTGGCCTTGCCCCTGGTCTATCGGGGAACCAAACGCCGGGACCGGGAACAGCGCGCCCGGGAAGAACTCGGCAAGGTGGGTCTGGAAACCCTGGCCGACTCCTACCCCAATTGCATTTCGGGCGGCCAGCAGCAACGGGTGGCCATCGCCCGGGCTCTGGTCACGGAGCCCTCCCTGATTCTGGCCGACGAACCCACCGGCAATCTGGACAGTCGCACCAGCGAGGAGATTCTGACCCTGTTCGGCGGGCTGCACCAAAAGGGCATCACCCTGATCCTGGTCACCCACGAGCCGGATGTGGCCCGTCACGCCCAGCGACTGATCCGCTTTCAGGACGGTCGCATCATTCAGGATGAACCCATCGGGGAGGCCCGTGTTTAGTTTTCTCTTCGCCGAAGCCTGGCGTTCCCTGGGAGCCAACCGCCTGCGCACCCTGCTGACCATGCTGGGCATCGTCATCGGGGTGGGGGCCGTCATCCTCATGCTGGCGGTGGGTCAGGGGGCGCAACAAGCGGTCAACCAGACCATCTCCTCCATGGGGTCGAATCTCTTCATCATCCGTTCCGGGGCCCCCAGCAGCAGCGGCGTGCGCGGGGAAGGCGGCTCCATGCCCACCCTCACCGTGGAGGACGCCGAAGCCCTCGCCACCCTGCCCAGCCTCGATGTGGTGGCCCCCGTCCACTTCGGCTCCGCCCAGGTGGTCCACGGCTCCCTGAACTGGAACACCTCGGTCTACGGCGTCACCCCCTCCTTTCTGGCGGTGCGCTCCTGGAGCCTCGCCTCCGGATACCCCTTCGGCGACAGCGACGTGCGTTCCGCCACCCGTGTGGCCATCCTGGGACGAACCGTGGTGGAAAACCTCTTCGGCGAGGCCGATCCCCTGGGCCAAACCGTGCGCATCAAACAACAACCCTTCCGGGTGGTGGCCGTCCTGGGCCAGAAGGGCCAGAGCCTCGACGGCCGGGATCAGGACGACACCATCCTCATTCCCCTCTCCACGGCGCAACGCAAGCTCTTCGGCACCCCTTTTCCCGGCACCGTGCGCATGATCATGGCCCGCGCCATCTCCGAACCGGCCATGGACGAGGCCGAAAAGGCCATGAAAAACCTGTTGCGCCAGCGCCACCGCCTCCGCGAACATCAGGAGGAGGACTTCACCCTGCGCAATCTCACCGCCATCGCCTCCTCCGCTGCGGAAACCACCCGCATCATGTCCATGCTGCTGGGGGCCATCGCCTCCATCTCCCTGGTGGTGGGCGGCATCGGCATCATGAACATCATGCTGGTCTCCGTCACCGAACGCACCCGGGAGATCGGCCTGCGTCTGGCCGTCGGCGCCCGCCAGAAAGACATTCTGGGCCAGTTCCTCCTCGAAGCCATGCTCCTCTCCATCCTCGGCTGCTCCCTCGGCGTGGCTCTGGGCATGGGCTGCGCCCAACTCCTGGAAAACGCCATCGAGTTCGAGGTGGTGGTCACCGGCATGTCGGTTTTGATCGCCTTCTCCGTGGCCGGCGGCGTCGGCATCCTCTTCGGCTTCTATCCCGCCCTGGCCGCCGCCCGCAAAGACCCGGTGGAGGCCCTGCGCCACCAGTAAACGCGCCATCTCCTCATATAGGCCTCCCGAAATCCGCAATCCGTGATATGATAGGCGAGAGGTGAATCGCATCGCCGGGAGTGTCGCCGCTCGTGTAACTTGCCGAGAGTATTCAGGAGGCCTTTCCATGTCATCCACCACCTGTTCTTCGCCGCCGGGAGAGACGTGGTGATCCGGTTTCCGGCAACAACGCTTCCGGGGCTGGCTTTCCTGTTGTTTCACCCCCTCCCCCTCCAGGCCGGGGAAGAGCCCCAATGGCGCGTCAACGGCTACGCCACCCTGGGCATCAGTCACGACAACAGCGAAAAGGCCGCTTTTATACGGGATCTCTCCCAGCGCCCGCAAAATCATGTGGAAACTGACACTTCCGCCCGCACCGACACCCGCTTCGGGCTGCAAGCCTCCTTCAGCTTCAATCCCGAAGTGGAGCTGGTGGGC harbors:
- a CDS encoding ABC transporter ATP-binding protein, which translates into the protein MTTENLIRTEALGKTYSSPAGDFIALHGVDLQVARGEFVAIMGASGSGKSTFLNLLGCLDTPTRGHYFLQNRDMARLGPDGRSQARNHLIGFVFQGFNLLPRLTLAENVALPLVYRGTKRRDREQRAREELGKVGLETLADSYPNCISGGQQQRVAIARALVTEPSLILADEPTGNLDSRTSEEILTLFGGLHQKGITLILVTHEPDVARHAQRLIRFQDGRIIQDEPIGEARV
- a CDS encoding ABC transporter permease, which produces MFSFLFAEAWRSLGANRLRTLLTMLGIVIGVGAVILMLAVGQGAQQAVNQTISSMGSNLFIIRSGAPSSSGVRGEGGSMPTLTVEDAEALATLPSLDVVAPVHFGSAQVVHGSLNWNTSVYGVTPSFLAVRSWSLASGYPFGDSDVRSATRVAILGRTVVENLFGEADPLGQTVRIKQQPFRVVAVLGQKGQSLDGRDQDDTILIPLSTAQRKLFGTPFPGTVRMIMARAISEPAMDEAEKAMKNLLRQRHRLREHQEEDFTLRNLTAIASSAAETTRIMSMLLGAIASISLVVGGIGIMNIMLVSVTERTREIGLRLAVGARQKDILGQFLLEAMLLSILGCSLGVALGMGCAQLLENAIEFEVVVTGMSVLIAFSVAGGVGILFGFYPALAAARKDPVEALRHQ